A window of the Ostrea edulis chromosome 1, xbOstEdul1.1, whole genome shotgun sequence genome harbors these coding sequences:
- the LOC125661835 gene encoding uncharacterized protein LOC125661835 codes for MDTPNISNVGSILDVVFSDSPVPSSIFGAVSHPGSGTFIANLTSATAHILTASLTQASRAAYRRSWDLFLNYKPVTNLPLQVSDVCNFIGHLFQSNLSASTISSHISALGYVHKLFNLPDPSQAFVVKKLLRGCHKLAGTVDSWLPITKDILAKLIAALSHTVAAKANCILLDALFKLCFHAFLRLGEVVSKSAGSSSLVVQRSNVAFQFEDSLLKSVQIVLHHFKNQKHNNPFIITLVSSIDPTMCPVAALHRYLSHFKHSSGPLFQFIGENPVTYSYVSTQLYAAATFAGLNPKLYKGHSFRIGAATYATSLGYSENLIKQLGRWNSNAFRRYIRIPSFNL; via the coding sequence ATGGACACCCCCAACATTTCTAATGTGGGTTCGATTTTAGATGTAGTTTTCTCAGACAGCCCGGTTCCAAGCTCCATATTTGGAGCAGTATCCCACCCCGGTTCCGGAACATTTATTGCAAATTTAACTTCAGCAACAGCTCATATTCTGACAGCTTCCTTAACACAGGCATCTCGAGCTGCATATAGGCGGTCTTGGGACCTATTCCTGAATTACAAACCAGTTACTAACTTACCTTTGCAAGTCTCTGATGTATGCAACTTCATTGGACATTTATTTCAATCCAATTTGAGTGCAAGCACTATATCATCACACATATCTGCTCTGGGCTATGTCCACAAATTGTTCAATTTGCCAGATCCTTCTCAAGCCTTTGTAGTAAAGAAACTTCTGCGTGGTTGTCACAAATTGGCAGGGACTGTAGACTCATGGCTACCGATAACGAAAGATATTTTAGCAAAACTTATTGCGGCTTTGTCTCATACGGTTGCAGCAAAAGCCAACTGCATATTATTAGATGCTCTGTTTAAATTATGCTTTCATGCATTCCTTCGCCTTGGGGAAGTGGTTTCAAAATCTGCAGGAAGTAGCAGTTTGGTGGTGCAGCGGTCAAATGTCGCCTTTCAATTTGAGGATTCTTTACTGAAATCAGTGCAGATAGTTCTacatcatttcaaaaatcaGAAACATAACAATCCTTTTATCATTACACTTGTGAGCAGCATAGATCCAACAATGTGCCCTGTGGCAGCTCTGCATCGCTAtttatcacatttcaagcattcttcgggaCCCTTATTCCAGTTCATAGGGGAAAACCCTGTTACATATTCTTATGTCTCCACTCAACTCTATGCCGCTGCAACCTTTGCTGGTCTGAACCCAAAGTTGTACAAAGGTCATAGTTTTAGAATAGGTGCTGCTACATATGCCACAAGTCTGGGTTATTCTGAGAATCTGATCAAACAATTAGGCAGATGGAACTCTAATGCCTTTCGTCGCTACATAAGAATACCTTCGTTCAACCTTTAA
- the LOC125669802 gene encoding putative nuclease HARBI1, which yields MASFNERSSLRSTTSKSVIKQILLDELLEGDTCNSQTDYLQMGEDFLSMAVVDRAAKQETGRIPDYVEMTVPTYSDPMFRSHFRMTRTSLNELIDFIGPKFGSMKSVSLEKRTLACIWYLGNMETFRGFADRFGISKGTLHFLLSQFSNMFKDHIFLQNLISWPTTEEKLKEISEKFSQRAGFPNVVGAIDGTYVPISGPSEHRDSYICRKGFPAMQLQGVCDSQLKFLDVFCAYPGSVHDARVYRNSPLFEVVQNLQANFHLLGDSAYPMSTNLLTPYRDNGHLTLEEKRFNNSHSSTRVDIERTFGLLKGKFRKLKFLDMRNVEDIPSIIITCCALHNFILMHEGLDESEVDMEDTSVSVQSENDVQDIVSGAEKRRDIMALLL from the exons ATGGCTTCCTTCAACGAACGATCCAGCTTGAGATCCACTACTTCCAA ATCTGTTATTAAGCAAATTCTGTTGGATGAACTCTTGGAAGGAGACACTTGTAATTCCCAAACTGACTACCTGCAGATGGGTGAGGATTTCCTGAGCATGGCAGTAGTAGATAGGGCAGCAAAGCAGGAGACAGGAAGGATTCCTGATTATGTAGAAATGACGGTCCCAACTTACAGTGACCCAATGTTTCGGAGCCATTTCCGGATGACTCGGACCTCCTTAAAC GAACTTATTGATTTCATTGGGCCCAAATTTGGGTCAATGAAAAGTGTCTCCTTGGAGAAAAGGACCCTTGCCTGCATATGGTATCTTGGCAATATGGAGACCTTCCGAGGTTTTGCAGACCGCTTTGGTATCAGCAAAGGAACTTTACATTTTCTGTTGAGTCAATTTAGCAACATGTTTAAGGATCACATTTTTTTGCAAAACCTTATTTCATGGCCAACAACAGAAGAAAAGTTAAAAGAAATATCAGAGAAATTTTCTCAGAGGGCTGGGTTCCCTAATGTGGTGGGTGCCATTGATGGTACCTATGTACCAATCAGTGGTCCCTCTGAACATAGGGATTCCTATATATGTAGGAAAGGCTTTCCAGCTATGCAGCTGCAAGGAGTTTGTGACTCCCAATTAAAATTTCTAGATGTATTTTGCGCATATCCTGGATCAGTTCATGATGCCAGGGTATACAGAAATAGTCCACTTTTTGAAGTTGTGCAGAATTTACAAGCCAATTTTCATCTGTTGGGAGACTCTGCATACCCCATGTCAACAAACTTGCTGACTCCTTACAGAGACAATGGTCACCTTACCCTTGAGGAGAAACGATTCAATAATTCTCACAGCTCCACAAGAGTGGACATTGAGAGAACGTTTGGTCTTCTTAAGGGTAAGTTCAGGAAGCTGAAGTTTCTTGACATGAGGAATGTAGAGGATATCCCCAGCATCATAATTACTTGCTGTGCGTTgcacaatttcattttaatgcatGAAGGTCTGGATGAAAGTGAAGTTGATATGGAAGATACAAGTGTGAGTGTGCAGAGCGAGAATGATGTGCAAGATATAGTTTCAGGGGCAGAGAAACGAAGAGACATTATGGCCCTTCTATTATGA